From a single Aphelocoma coerulescens isolate FSJ_1873_10779 chromosome 31, UR_Acoe_1.0, whole genome shotgun sequence genomic region:
- the LOC138100351 gene encoding pecanex-like protein 3 gives MVGTAVLQVLRQGVWASLTGGCFLDPQLGAFANCVRLYVWLFLLGLPLGLYSALPPSPAVAALYCGLVAAFFGAVKAVTFRLHARLDRGGSEGDPEGGAAALLPPPSPEEGDPPPGPPGGGLELSVLRWPSATPPQLCGFNQLSELLPHLDTGAGELRGIVTAADRAWLRSPEHGGAWGGPGGAGGDAKTPPLTLCPPPAPASCPAGLGVPPGSPPPSPPQGGGPSSRCSTPTPPTGSQRPPREGCGGGGGSGGERPGGTPGGTPGEGGQGVTP, from the exons atGGTGGGGACAGCGGTGCTGCAGGTGCTCCGCCAAGGCGTTTGGGCCTCGCTGACGGGCGGCTGCTTCCTGGACCCTCAGCTCGGAGCCTTCGCCAACTGCGTGCGGCTCTACGTGTGGCTGTTCCTGCTCGGGCTCCCGCTCGGCCTCTACTCG GcgctgccccccagccccgccgtgGCCGCTCTGTACTGCGGGCTCGTGGCCGCGTTCTTCGGGGCCGTCAAGGCCGTGACGTTCCGGCTGCACGCGCGCCTGGACCGGGGGGGCTCCGAGGGGGACCCCGAGGGGGGGGCGGCCGCTCTGctgcccccccccagccctgaggAGGGGGACCCTCCCCCCGG cccccccggggggggtcTGGAGCTCTCGGTGCTCCGGTGGCCGAGCGCGACCCCCCCTCAACTCTGCGGCTTCAACCAACTCTCG gagctgctgccacacCTGGACACCGGCGCCGGGG agCTCCGGGGCATCGTGACCGCGGCTGACCGGGCCTGGCTGCGCTCGCCGGAGCACGGAGGGGCCTGGGGGGGGCccggtggggctgggggcgatGCCAAGACCCCCCCGCTGAccctctgtccccccccagccccggcgaGCTGCCCTGCAGGGTTGGGGGTCCCGCCTGGCAGCCCCCCACCGTCACCCccccagggtgggggtcccagCAGCCGCTGCTcgacccccaccccccccacgggctcccagcgccccccccGGGAGGGCTgcggagggggggggggctctgggggtgagCGGCCAGGGGGGACCCCCGGTGGGACCCCCGGTGAAGGGGGGCAGGGGGTGACCC